A single genomic interval of Aureibacillus halotolerans harbors:
- a CDS encoding lysophospholipid acyltransferase family protein, producing the protein MNLYPLGKALSTGFAKTTFRLEVHGKEHVPKTGGVLLCCNHKSNLDPVILGVGCPREVRYMAKEELFKAPAGKWLMESLKVIPVKRGQSDKLALRKGLAVLQEGEVYGMFPEGTRSKTGELGEGLGGAGFFALRSNAAIVPSAVIGDYRMFGKLKLAFGPPISFESAREEKLSSKEATELIMSKISALIEQYKE; encoded by the coding sequence ATGAATCTATATCCACTTGGTAAAGCCTTGTCAACAGGCTTCGCGAAGACAACGTTTAGGTTAGAGGTGCATGGCAAAGAGCATGTCCCTAAAACGGGTGGTGTACTTTTGTGCTGTAATCATAAATCAAACCTGGATCCGGTTATTCTAGGTGTTGGTTGTCCGAGGGAAGTGCGGTACATGGCAAAGGAAGAGCTTTTTAAAGCCCCTGCCGGAAAATGGCTTATGGAATCGCTCAAAGTCATTCCTGTCAAAAGAGGACAATCAGATAAGCTTGCCTTGCGAAAAGGCTTGGCTGTTTTGCAAGAAGGTGAAGTGTATGGCATGTTTCCTGAAGGCACACGGAGCAAAACAGGAGAGCTTGGTGAAGGTTTAGGAGGCGCAGGCTTTTTTGCACTTCGTTCGAATGCAGCCATCGTACCAAGCGCGGTGATTGGAGATTACCGTATGTTTGGCAAGCTTAAGCTTGCTTTCGGTCCGCCGATTTCTTTTGAGAGTGCGAGAGAGGAAAAACTATCCTCAAAGGAAGCAACTGAGTTGATTATGAGCAAAATCTCTGCTTTAATAGAACAGTACAAGGAATAG
- the cmk gene encoding (d)CMP kinase produces MQQQIAIAIDGPAAAGKSTVAKKIADYFGYIYIDTGAMYRAFAWYVLTNEADPKNEEQSIQLLSSFSLTLERENGKTFVMVNDHDVTKEIRSNIVSLHASSVAAYGAVRTKMVDLQRDMAKHVSVVMDGRDIGTNVLPNADVKIFLIASAEERAERRYRELIRKGEDVSKNQLLTEILKRDAQDSSRQIAPLKKAEDAVEVDTTSLALPEVVTKIINEIRRKVPAK; encoded by the coding sequence ATGCAGCAACAGATCGCTATTGCAATTGATGGGCCAGCGGCTGCGGGGAAAAGCACAGTCGCGAAGAAGATTGCCGATTATTTCGGTTATATATACATAGATACTGGCGCCATGTATCGAGCATTTGCTTGGTATGTGTTAACGAATGAAGCAGACCCTAAAAATGAAGAGCAATCAATTCAGCTTCTTTCCTCATTTTCTCTTACGTTAGAACGAGAAAATGGGAAAACATTTGTCATGGTTAACGATCATGATGTGACTAAAGAGATTCGTTCCAATATTGTTAGTCTTCACGCATCCTCAGTTGCGGCTTACGGTGCGGTGAGAACGAAAATGGTTGATCTGCAACGAGATATGGCCAAGCACGTATCCGTTGTCATGGATGGTCGCGATATCGGCACAAATGTGCTTCCAAATGCGGACGTAAAAATTTTTCTAATTGCATCCGCAGAGGAACGAGCTGAACGTCGTTATCGGGAACTCATTAGAAAAGGCGAGGACGTCTCGAAAAATCAACTGCTCACTGAGATTCTAAAGCGTGACGCCCAAGATTCAAGCCGACAGATTGCACCATTAAAAAAAGCTGAAGACGCAGTTGAAGTCGACACGACGTCTCTTGCATTGCCAGAGGTTGTGACAAAAATTATTAATGAGATTAGACGGAAGGTGCCTGCCAAATGA
- a CDS encoding DUF5359 family protein, with amino-acid sequence MKKTERILIIIVLWHFVFVCTAQGFIRFFPETLVHKISLYEGIFNMDESPPQRG; translated from the coding sequence ATGAAAAAAACCGAGCGAATACTTATTATCATCGTGCTTTGGCATTTCGTGTTTGTTTGCACGGCCCAAGGCTTTATCCGCTTTTTTCCTGAGACATTGGTGCACAAAATATCATTGTATGAAGGCATATTTAATATGGACGAATCCCCTCCTCAAAGAGGTTAG
- a CDS encoding NAD(P)H-dependent glycerol-3-phosphate dehydrogenase, protein MARVTVIGAGSWGTALAMVLADNEHDVYLWTHRENQAEEINTEHKNEAYLKGVTLPETLNAGTSCQDAMDGAAYVLLAIPTKALRDVLSQLIPFMKQPMYFVHAIKGIEPSTFLRPSEIIKHLVPEALRLDVSVLSGPSHAEEVSLRKPTTVAVASSNANTSNQVQDLFMNTHFRVYTNPDLIGVEMGGALKNIIALGAGISDGLGYGDNAKAALMTRGLAEMTRLGSEMGGNPLTFAGLTGIGDLIATCTSQHSRNWRAGYLLGTGHSQEETLQQMNMVVEGVRTTKAVHQIAKEKKIAMPITEAIFDVWFNGKMAKTAVDELMNRTRTSEMDSMDELFGERPF, encoded by the coding sequence ATGGCACGAGTCACGGTGATAGGAGCAGGAAGCTGGGGGACTGCGTTGGCGATGGTATTGGCAGACAACGAGCATGATGTCTACCTTTGGACGCACAGAGAAAATCAGGCGGAAGAAATCAATACCGAGCATAAAAACGAAGCGTATTTGAAAGGGGTCACGTTACCAGAGACACTAAACGCTGGTACGAGCTGTCAGGACGCTATGGATGGAGCAGCGTATGTATTGCTTGCGATTCCTACAAAAGCGTTGCGTGACGTCCTCAGCCAACTGATTCCTTTTATGAAGCAGCCAATGTATTTCGTCCATGCCATTAAAGGGATTGAACCTAGCACCTTTCTTCGACCTTCAGAGATCATTAAACACCTTGTGCCTGAAGCGCTCCGTTTAGACGTTTCAGTGCTTTCTGGACCAAGTCATGCCGAGGAAGTCAGTTTACGGAAACCAACGACAGTGGCGGTTGCGTCATCAAATGCGAATACGTCAAACCAAGTCCAGGATCTATTTATGAATACCCATTTTAGAGTGTATACGAACCCGGATCTCATAGGCGTTGAGATGGGAGGAGCTCTAAAGAATATTATTGCTCTTGGTGCGGGAATCTCAGACGGTTTAGGGTATGGCGACAATGCAAAAGCTGCTCTGATGACGAGAGGATTGGCAGAAATGACACGCCTTGGCAGTGAAATGGGCGGAAACCCTCTGACGTTTGCTGGCTTGACAGGAATCGGTGATTTGATCGCTACATGTACGAGTCAGCATAGTCGGAATTGGCGTGCTGGTTACCTGTTAGGCACTGGTCATTCGCAGGAGGAAACGTTACAGCAAATGAACATGGTCGTTGAAGGTGTAAGAACGACAAAGGCAGTGCATCAGATTGCGAAAGAGAAAAAGATCGCGATGCCGATTACTGAAGCCATTTTTGATGTGTGGTTTAATGGGAAAATGGCGAAAACAGCGGTTGATGAACTGATGAACCGTACACGGACTAGTGAGATGGATTCGATGGATGAACTGTTCGGAGAGCGCCCATTTTAG
- a CDS encoding YphA family membrane protein, with protein sequence MAPLWFLWLGWLGWILIAFFLNASAKRSFMQALVLLSIALSGLYIPWLWGTFNAGFVLLGIVSFGYLFISSNEPRLKLVSMLFASTACYAFLELFAMFDPVWVFTDRRVIFGSIMVIVAAILGKTMLCKIALYIGGMVQGSILAMLVLDSVTINTTAGTAQQLDTVGFGCAILLVLQCVALAIHKLEEIVQRKVGRQRGLW encoded by the coding sequence ATGGCCCCCTTATGGTTTTTATGGCTAGGTTGGTTAGGTTGGATTTTGATTGCGTTTTTCTTGAATGCATCAGCAAAGCGTTCGTTTATGCAAGCGTTGGTATTGCTATCGATCGCCTTATCAGGCTTGTATATTCCTTGGTTGTGGGGAACATTTAATGCTGGCTTTGTTTTACTTGGAATCGTTAGCTTTGGGTACCTCTTTATTTCATCAAACGAACCACGTTTAAAATTGGTCTCCATGCTTTTTGCCAGTACAGCATGTTATGCATTTCTTGAGCTGTTTGCTATGTTTGATCCTGTTTGGGTGTTTACAGATCGACGAGTAATTTTCGGGAGCATTATGGTCATAGTGGCCGCCATATTAGGGAAAACGATGTTGTGTAAAATAGCGTTGTATATAGGCGGGATGGTCCAAGGGTCCATTCTTGCAATGCTAGTGCTTGATTCAGTCACGATCAATACGACTGCTGGGACCGCACAACAGCTTGATACGGTTGGCTTCGGGTGTGCCATTTTGCTGGTTTTGCAATGTGTTGCTTTAGCGATTCACAAGTTAGAAGAGATTGTGCAGCGGAAAGTTGGAAGACAACGAGGACTCTGGTAG
- the fni gene encoding type 2 isopentenyl-diphosphate Delta-isomerase has protein sequence MNREQRKLDHIQGALTTGFSGNSGFDCVTFVHQSLPKCDVADISLQTEIGELTLSSPLFINAMTGGGGNETFNVNQRLARIAKETGIAMAVGSQMAAVKDERQARTYRIVREENPDGVLFANLGMDATVHQALMAIDMIEANALQIHLNVIQELVMPEGDREFSRVLHQIEAIVKAAQVPVIVKEVGFGMSWVTARALHEVGVSAVDVGGFGGTNFSKIENSRRTRQMTYFNDWGIPTAFSLAELRLSGVSLPVLGSGGINDPLAAVKSFSLGASAVGIAGFALRTLHDSGDEELLGELNNWSEDFKMIMTALGAKNIAQMKNVPLVVKGDLYHWLTERGFNTKRLAATT, from the coding sequence GTGAATCGTGAACAGAGAAAACTGGATCATATTCAAGGCGCTCTGACAACTGGATTTTCTGGAAACAGTGGATTCGATTGTGTCACCTTTGTGCACCAGAGCCTTCCTAAATGTGATGTAGCAGACATCTCACTACAAACCGAGATAGGCGAACTTACTCTAAGTTCGCCTCTTTTTATCAATGCGATGACGGGTGGCGGAGGAAATGAGACCTTCAATGTGAATCAGCGCCTTGCGCGTATTGCAAAGGAAACAGGTATTGCAATGGCGGTTGGTTCCCAAATGGCTGCCGTGAAGGATGAACGTCAGGCACGGACATATCGCATTGTTCGAGAAGAAAATCCCGACGGTGTGTTGTTTGCTAATTTAGGTATGGATGCCACGGTGCATCAAGCCTTAATGGCCATCGATATGATCGAAGCGAATGCGTTGCAAATCCATTTAAATGTGATTCAAGAGCTCGTAATGCCAGAAGGCGATCGAGAGTTTTCACGTGTCCTTCATCAAATTGAAGCTATCGTGAAAGCTGCGCAAGTTCCTGTCATTGTTAAGGAAGTCGGCTTTGGCATGAGCTGGGTGACGGCAAGAGCCCTTCATGAAGTGGGAGTCTCAGCTGTCGATGTAGGCGGTTTCGGAGGAACGAATTTTTCTAAAATCGAAAACAGTCGACGGACGAGGCAAATGACTTATTTTAATGACTGGGGGATCCCTACTGCCTTTTCATTGGCGGAGCTTCGTTTAAGTGGAGTGTCCCTGCCCGTGCTTGGATCTGGGGGAATAAATGATCCATTGGCAGCGGTGAAGTCCTTTTCACTTGGAGCCTCTGCGGTTGGAATTGCCGGGTTTGCCTTACGGACTCTCCATGATTCAGGGGATGAAGAATTGCTAGGTGAATTGAACAACTGGTCAGAGGATTTCAAAATGATAATGACGGCATTAGGTGCAAAGAACATCGCTCAGATGAAAAACGTTCCTCTCGTTGTAAAAGGCGATTTGTACCACTGGTTGACTGAACGTGGCTTTAACACGAAGCGCCTAGCGGCGACAACGTAA
- the ypeB gene encoding germination protein YpeB, whose product MVRNVIIAVLALGVLGAGYWGYQEQQQKEAVMIHAENNYQRAFHDLVYRVGYLKDKVGTSLGMSSSKQMTKALADVWKVSSEAQGDVGQLPLTLMPFNKTEEFLSNIGEFSYRTSVRNLDQNPLDEKELATLQNLYEKADEINTELKNVQHKVIHDKLKWMDVQMALASSKEPMDNTIVDGFKTVEDNSKKYNANTDFGTDVQRLNDHRNAKHTFSGQPISQKQAVQEMKRFFELSGPWDAKVSKNGGGADYDFYSVTLSNDNHTYSGDISKNGGVPIWLLNRRDVAETKLSLNEAAEKAASFLNAHGYKNVVLNESMQFDNVAMFTFVKTVGEDIRYLPASIRMKIALDNNDILGFDARQYIVENPSDASKLNTTPTLTQEEVTAQLTKALDVQQVTTVFIENDLGEDVLCYEILALKKDETYKIYINAENGDEEQVEKLESAEAVYTDEV is encoded by the coding sequence ATGGTACGTAATGTTATAATTGCTGTTTTAGCCCTTGGTGTCCTTGGTGCAGGGTATTGGGGATACCAGGAGCAGCAGCAAAAAGAAGCCGTCATGATTCATGCAGAAAATAATTACCAGCGTGCCTTTCATGATCTCGTCTATCGTGTGGGCTACTTAAAAGATAAGGTCGGTACATCGCTTGGTATGTCGTCTTCGAAACAAATGACAAAAGCCTTAGCAGATGTGTGGAAAGTGTCCTCAGAGGCGCAAGGCGACGTTGGTCAGTTGCCATTAACGTTAATGCCGTTTAATAAAACAGAAGAATTTCTATCAAATATTGGCGAGTTCTCCTATCGAACGAGCGTACGGAACTTGGATCAAAATCCGTTGGATGAAAAAGAACTTGCCACACTGCAAAACTTGTACGAAAAAGCGGATGAAATCAATACAGAGCTGAAAAATGTCCAACACAAAGTGATCCATGATAAACTTAAGTGGATGGACGTACAAATGGCATTGGCTTCTTCAAAAGAACCGATGGATAACACGATCGTAGATGGCTTTAAAACGGTCGAGGACAATTCAAAAAAATACAATGCCAACACAGACTTTGGCACAGATGTGCAACGTTTGAACGATCACCGCAATGCAAAGCATACGTTCTCAGGTCAGCCGATATCGCAAAAGCAAGCCGTACAAGAAATGAAACGTTTTTTTGAACTTAGCGGCCCATGGGACGCTAAGGTTTCAAAAAATGGCGGTGGAGCCGACTACGATTTTTATTCTGTTACACTTTCTAACGACAACCACACTTACAGTGGTGATATATCGAAAAATGGCGGTGTGCCTATTTGGCTGCTTAACCGACGAGATGTCGCAGAAACCAAGCTGTCGCTCAACGAAGCGGCTGAAAAAGCAGCCTCATTTTTAAACGCACATGGCTATAAGAATGTGGTATTGAATGAGAGCATGCAGTTTGATAACGTTGCGATGTTCACCTTTGTAAAAACAGTAGGGGAAGACATTCGTTATTTGCCGGCGTCGATCCGCATGAAAATAGCGTTAGACAATAATGATATTCTCGGCTTTGATGCAAGGCAGTACATTGTGGAGAATCCGTCAGATGCGAGCAAGTTAAACACGACCCCAACACTAACACAAGAAGAAGTGACCGCACAGCTTACGAAAGCATTGGACGTTCAGCAAGTGACGACAGTATTTATTGAAAACGATTTAGGTGAAGATGTGCTCTGCTATGAGATTTTAGCTTTGAAAAAGGATGAAACGTATAAAATTTATATCAATGCTGAAAACGGGGATGAGGAGCAAGTAGAAAAGCTAGAATCCGCAGAAGCAGTGTATACGGACGAAGTTTAA
- the rpsA gene encoding 30S ribosomal protein S1, translating to MSDIKTFTAGDIVKGKVTKIEDKQVLVDVGYKVDGIVPIKSLSSLHIESPADVVEDGQELELKVIKVDDDELILSKQAVDEAKAWEDLEKKAENGETFEAEVKEVVKGGLVVDLGVRGFIPASLVERHYVENFDDYKGRTLSLKVLELDREKNRVILSHRAVVDEEIHNKKKETLESLEAGQVLPGTVQRLTDFGAFVDIGGIDGLVHISQLAHHHVEKPSDVVEEGQSVNVKVLSVDLDNERISLSVKETLPGPWEEVATKISVGDELDGTVKRLVSFGAFVEVLPGVEGLVHISQISNRHIGTPHEVLEENQEVKVKVLEVNPDEHRVSLSIRDLLDEPEYEEATPVKYENDDDDDNNSGVKLGDIFGDALKKFK from the coding sequence ATGTCCGACATTAAGACGTTCACTGCAGGCGATATAGTGAAAGGAAAAGTCACTAAAATCGAAGATAAGCAGGTACTTGTGGATGTGGGCTATAAAGTCGATGGGATTGTACCTATTAAATCTCTATCCAGTTTGCATATTGAGTCCCCTGCGGATGTTGTTGAAGACGGACAAGAGCTTGAGTTAAAGGTCATAAAAGTAGATGACGATGAACTTATTTTATCTAAACAGGCAGTTGACGAAGCAAAAGCCTGGGAAGATCTTGAGAAAAAAGCGGAAAACGGTGAAACGTTTGAAGCAGAAGTGAAAGAAGTTGTTAAAGGTGGTCTTGTTGTAGACCTTGGTGTGCGTGGGTTTATTCCCGCATCTCTCGTAGAGCGTCATTATGTGGAGAACTTTGATGATTACAAAGGGCGCACACTTTCGCTAAAAGTACTAGAGTTAGATCGCGAAAAAAATCGTGTGATTCTTTCTCACCGCGCTGTTGTGGATGAAGAAATCCACAATAAAAAGAAAGAAACACTTGAATCACTTGAAGCTGGGCAAGTACTGCCTGGGACTGTTCAGCGTTTAACCGACTTTGGTGCATTTGTTGATATCGGTGGAATTGACGGACTGGTTCACATTTCACAACTGGCACATCATCATGTTGAAAAACCATCTGATGTGGTTGAAGAAGGGCAAAGTGTGAATGTTAAAGTATTATCAGTAGACTTGGACAACGAGCGGATTTCTTTGTCTGTTAAAGAAACATTGCCTGGACCTTGGGAAGAGGTTGCTACAAAAATCAGTGTTGGCGATGAGCTTGACGGAACAGTCAAACGACTTGTCTCTTTCGGCGCTTTTGTAGAAGTATTGCCAGGTGTTGAAGGTCTTGTGCATATCTCACAAATCTCAAACCGCCATATCGGAACACCTCATGAGGTGCTTGAAGAAAATCAAGAAGTGAAGGTTAAAGTTCTTGAAGTAAACCCTGATGAGCATCGCGTTTCTCTAAGTATCCGTGACTTGCTTGACGAGCCTGAGTACGAAGAAGCGACACCGGTAAAATACGAGAATGACGATGATGACGATAACAATTCAGGCGTGAAGCTTGGCGACATCTTTGGAGATGCCCTGAAAAAATTTAAATAA
- the der gene encoding ribosome biogenesis GTPase Der, which yields MGKPVLAIVGRPNVGKSTVFNRLIGHRLSIVEDTPGVTRDRIYASSDWTGVDYDVIDTGGIELTDEPLLTQVREQAEIAIDEADVILFMVNGKEGITAADQAVAEKLYRSGKPVLLAVNKMDNPEMRADIFDYYSVGFGEPYPISGSHGSGLGDLLDAVVEAFGQVTEDAALDPETIRFSLIGRPNVGKSSIVNVLLGEERAIVSNIPGTTRDATDTSFVKDKHHYAIIDTAGMRKRGKVYEKTEKYSVLRAQRAIERSDVCIVVINGEEGIIEQDKKIAGYAHQAGRAVIIAVNKWDVVAKDERTMQTFTKNVRAHFPFLAYAPVVFVSALTNKRMHTLFPAIRQAAENHAMRVQTNVLNDVIADAVAINPPPTDKGRRLKVLYATQVAVKPPAFVIFVNDPELMHFSYQRYLENKIREAFDFTGTPINIYPRMRKSDR from the coding sequence ATGGGTAAACCTGTATTAGCAATTGTAGGAAGGCCGAATGTGGGGAAATCGACTGTGTTTAATCGGTTGATTGGGCATCGCTTGTCGATTGTCGAAGACACACCAGGTGTCACAAGAGATCGTATTTATGCGTCGTCTGATTGGACAGGCGTCGATTATGATGTCATTGACACAGGCGGAATTGAATTAACCGATGAGCCGCTATTAACGCAAGTACGTGAGCAAGCCGAAATAGCCATTGATGAGGCAGATGTCATTCTGTTTATGGTCAACGGTAAGGAAGGGATCACTGCGGCGGATCAAGCAGTGGCTGAGAAGTTGTATCGGAGCGGAAAGCCCGTGTTGCTCGCCGTGAATAAAATGGACAATCCTGAAATGCGAGCTGATATTTTCGATTATTATTCCGTCGGATTTGGCGAACCTTATCCGATTTCTGGTTCCCACGGTTCAGGTTTAGGGGATTTGCTTGACGCCGTGGTAGAGGCGTTTGGACAGGTTACCGAGGATGCTGCACTTGATCCTGAAACGATCCGATTCTCATTGATTGGGCGTCCGAATGTGGGGAAATCATCGATCGTCAACGTGCTTTTAGGTGAAGAGCGTGCGATTGTTTCTAACATTCCTGGTACAACAAGAGATGCAACGGACACATCATTCGTAAAGGATAAACATCATTACGCGATTATTGATACGGCTGGAATGAGAAAACGTGGAAAAGTCTATGAGAAGACAGAGAAATATAGTGTCCTCCGTGCACAAAGAGCGATTGAACGTTCTGATGTGTGTATTGTCGTAATTAACGGCGAAGAAGGCATCATTGAACAAGATAAGAAAATCGCAGGTTATGCACACCAGGCTGGTCGAGCTGTTATCATTGCGGTCAATAAATGGGATGTGGTTGCGAAGGACGAGCGTACGATGCAGACCTTTACCAAAAATGTCCGTGCTCATTTTCCGTTTTTAGCTTATGCTCCTGTTGTGTTTGTCTCTGCACTCACAAATAAGCGAATGCACACGCTTTTTCCAGCAATCCGTCAAGCCGCAGAAAATCATGCCATGCGCGTTCAGACAAATGTCTTGAATGACGTCATTGCAGATGCGGTGGCGATAAATCCACCTCCAACCGACAAGGGTCGTCGTTTAAAAGTGTTGTATGCAACGCAAGTGGCCGTGAAGCCGCCGGCCTTTGTCATTTTCGTTAATGATCCTGAATTAATGCATTTTAGCTATCAGCGATATTTGGAAAATAAAATACGTGAAGCCTTTGATTTTACAGGGACGCCAATTAACATTTATCCACGAATGAGAAAATCGGATCGGTAA
- the sleB gene encoding spore cortex-lytic enzyme — MVQAPPLMKANAFSGQVIQQGATGDDVIELQARLQYIGFYKGKIDGVFGWGTYWALRNFQQKFGLEIDGLAGATTKDKLASATRYDEGYVKQQIRSGKAFTYYGGAKKSDQGSAAPPPANNQGEKTPPQAVNVPAGYSQNDIELMANAVHGEARGEPYEGMVAVASVILNRVESPAFPDSVSGVIFEPRAFTAVADGQIWLTPDETSKQAVIDAINGWDPSGNALYYFNPNTATSPWIWTRPQIKQIGEHIFCK, encoded by the coding sequence ATGGTTCAAGCGCCACCTTTGATGAAGGCTAATGCGTTTTCAGGTCAGGTCATTCAACAGGGGGCAACAGGAGATGATGTTATTGAGCTTCAAGCACGATTGCAATATATCGGGTTCTATAAAGGGAAGATCGATGGTGTGTTTGGCTGGGGAACGTATTGGGCACTACGTAATTTCCAACAGAAGTTCGGTTTAGAGATTGACGGTTTGGCTGGTGCGACGACGAAAGACAAGCTTGCCTCAGCAACACGTTATGATGAAGGGTATGTAAAGCAACAAATTCGATCAGGCAAAGCCTTCACGTATTATGGAGGAGCGAAAAAGTCCGATCAAGGGTCAGCCGCTCCACCGCCGGCAAACAACCAAGGAGAAAAAACCCCGCCCCAAGCTGTTAATGTTCCTGCGGGCTATTCCCAAAATGACATAGAATTAATGGCAAATGCTGTTCATGGGGAGGCCAGGGGTGAACCTTACGAAGGGATGGTCGCCGTCGCATCGGTTATTTTAAATCGCGTCGAGAGTCCAGCATTTCCAGACTCGGTTTCCGGGGTGATCTTTGAACCGAGAGCGTTTACTGCAGTAGCTGATGGGCAAATCTGGTTGACACCGGATGAGACGTCAAAGCAGGCGGTTATTGACGCCATTAATGGCTGGGACCCAAGTGGCAATGCGTTGTATTATTTCAACCCAAATACGGCGACATCTCCATGGATATGGACGCGTCCACAAATTAAACAAATAGGCGAGCACATCTTTTGTAAATAA
- a CDS encoding flagellar brake protein, which produces MELGTKVRFFLNDVTRREYNASIVDGDENVVWIAMDEEMVKHSSEKEVAFTFSFINNEGTMYTFRGHAINHRKEGNVWMAAFLKPQHQDLHKIQRRHFLRSEVSLSAAIYPCRQQFAPFVTSTHDLSGGGAAIWLPNKKELEADELITLYLLVPEKNQRPTIIKTTYRPIREVIQEDKRRQWAGEFMEIHEEDRKRLIRFCMQRQLQEARV; this is translated from the coding sequence ATGGAACTAGGCACAAAGGTTCGTTTTTTCTTAAATGATGTAACGAGACGTGAGTATAATGCATCAATTGTCGATGGGGATGAAAACGTTGTCTGGATTGCGATGGATGAAGAGATGGTAAAGCATAGCTCGGAAAAAGAAGTAGCCTTTACGTTTTCCTTTATTAATAACGAAGGAACGATGTATACGTTTCGAGGTCATGCGATTAATCATCGAAAAGAAGGCAATGTATGGATGGCGGCATTCTTAAAACCACAGCATCAGGATTTGCACAAAATTCAACGACGCCATTTCTTACGATCAGAAGTGTCTTTAAGTGCTGCCATTTATCCATGTCGCCAACAATTTGCACCGTTTGTTACAAGTACACATGATTTAAGTGGCGGTGGGGCGGCTATTTGGTTGCCGAATAAGAAAGAGCTAGAAGCGGATGAGCTCATAACACTCTATTTGCTAGTGCCTGAAAAGAACCAGCGTCCCACGATTATAAAAACGACATATCGTCCAATTCGTGAAGTCATCCAAGAAGATAAGCGTCGTCAATGGGCAGGAGAATTTATGGAGATCCATGAAGAGGATCGTAAACGCCTTATCCGCTTTTGTATGCAGCGTCAACTTCAAGAAGCAAGGGTATAA